From Nitratidesulfovibrio vulgaris str. Hildenborough, a single genomic window includes:
- a CDS encoding EAL and HDOD domain-containing protein, giving the protein MQETESGYSPIFIARQPVFDGRMNLWGHELLFRDSEEARHARIDDPDRATASVIADGFALALEAMLPGQYMLVNMPQGLLEEEYVTALPAEVCIPEILETVHPTPEVLERLQLLKARGYTLALDDFVGQPGNEALLELADIIKVDVLAVPPDDLPALVASLHRRGAQLLAEKVEDNAMFHRCLDLGFTLFQGFFFARPEVVPGRKPSVAQSTLVRLLPQLSGPAEPRKLGRTIGTDPGLSYRLLRHINSAWYGLTRTVSSVEHAVLLLGERPTRTWLLAVLLSDAAKGAKGHELTFVAVRRALP; this is encoded by the coding sequence ATGCAGGAAACGGAAAGCGGATACAGCCCCATATTCATAGCCAGACAACCCGTCTTCGACGGGCGCATGAACCTGTGGGGACACGAACTGCTCTTCCGGGACAGCGAAGAAGCGCGCCATGCCCGCATCGATGACCCTGACAGGGCCACCGCGTCGGTCATCGCAGACGGTTTCGCCCTTGCGCTGGAAGCCATGCTGCCGGGCCAGTACATGCTGGTGAACATGCCGCAGGGGCTGCTGGAAGAGGAATACGTGACAGCCCTGCCCGCCGAAGTCTGCATCCCGGAGATTCTGGAGACGGTGCACCCCACACCTGAAGTGCTCGAACGGCTTCAGCTGCTCAAGGCCCGTGGCTACACCCTTGCCCTCGACGACTTCGTGGGGCAGCCCGGTAATGAAGCCCTGCTTGAACTCGCCGACATCATCAAGGTGGACGTGCTTGCCGTGCCCCCGGACGACCTCCCTGCGCTGGTCGCCAGCCTGCATCGGCGAGGTGCACAGCTTCTGGCTGAGAAGGTCGAAGACAACGCCATGTTCCACAGGTGTCTCGACCTCGGCTTCACGCTCTTCCAGGGTTTCTTCTTCGCCCGCCCCGAAGTGGTTCCGGGGCGCAAGCCGTCGGTGGCGCAAAGCACGCTGGTGCGGCTTCTGCCCCAACTCAGCGGCCCCGCCGAACCACGCAAACTGGGGCGCACCATCGGCACCGACCCCGGTCTCTCATACAGGCTGCTGCGGCACATCAACTCGGCATGGTACGGGCTGACCCGCACCGTGTCCTCTGTCGAACATGCCGTGCTGCTGCTGGGCGAGAGGCCCACGCGCACATGGCTGCTGGCGGTGCTGCTGTCCGATGCGGCGAAGGGCGCCAAAGGGCACGAACTGACCTTCGTCGCCGTGCGGCGCGCGCTTCCTTGA
- a CDS encoding phenylacetate--CoA ligase — MSQPYRFLPSLDEEKLHAIQLEGLRWTVRHAYEGSPRYRAKLRAAGVVPDDIVHLDDVRRLPFTTVADLRDDYPLPLLSVPEKDVVRIHASSGTTGKRKILAYTQRDVDTFALQMARCYELAGLTQEDRVQIAVGYGLWTAGAGFQLGCERFGALTVPVGPGNLEMQLQLLTDLGVTCLCSTASMALLMAEEVERHGLRGDIRLRKVIFGAEAHSAKMRRTFEEKLGLEGSFDIAGMTEMYGPGTGLECEAHDGIHYWADLFLVEILDPETLQPVEPGEVGEMVVTSLRKEASPLIRYRTRDLTRLIPGTCSCGRNIPRHDHILGRSDDMIIFRGVNIYPGQIADVLHLFPEVGSEYHIELTRKEGRDHMLLKVERQPGAATGDERTLGVAIGNELHRKLMARVSVAVVAPGELPRSFAKSKRVTDLRMVEG; from the coding sequence ATGTCGCAGCCGTACCGCTTTCTGCCCAGTCTCGACGAAGAGAAACTTCACGCCATCCAGCTGGAAGGCCTGCGCTGGACGGTGCGCCACGCCTACGAAGGCAGCCCGCGCTACCGTGCGAAGCTGCGTGCCGCGGGCGTCGTTCCGGATGACATCGTCCACCTCGACGATGTGCGCCGTCTGCCCTTCACCACCGTTGCCGACCTGCGCGACGACTACCCCTTGCCGCTGCTTTCCGTGCCCGAGAAGGACGTGGTGCGCATCCACGCCTCGTCCGGTACCACGGGCAAGCGCAAGATACTGGCCTACACCCAGCGCGACGTCGACACCTTCGCACTGCAGATGGCCCGCTGCTACGAGCTCGCGGGGCTGACGCAGGAAGACCGTGTGCAGATTGCCGTGGGCTACGGGCTGTGGACAGCCGGGGCAGGGTTCCAGCTTGGCTGCGAACGCTTCGGTGCCCTCACCGTCCCGGTAGGCCCCGGCAACCTCGAGATGCAGTTGCAGTTGCTCACCGACCTTGGCGTCACGTGCCTGTGTTCCACGGCGTCCATGGCGCTGCTCATGGCGGAGGAGGTCGAACGCCACGGGCTGAGGGGCGACATCAGGCTGCGCAAGGTCATCTTCGGTGCGGAGGCGCACAGCGCCAAGATGCGTCGTACCTTCGAGGAGAAGCTGGGCCTCGAAGGCAGCTTCGACATCGCGGGCATGACCGAGATGTACGGCCCCGGTACCGGTCTTGAGTGCGAGGCGCATGATGGCATCCATTACTGGGCCGACCTCTTCCTCGTGGAGATTCTCGACCCCGAGACGCTGCAACCCGTCGAACCCGGCGAGGTGGGCGAGATGGTGGTCACCTCGCTGCGCAAGGAGGCATCGCCGCTCATCCGCTACCGCACCCGCGACCTCACGCGCCTGATTCCCGGCACATGCTCCTGCGGGCGGAACATCCCCCGCCATGACCATATCCTCGGACGTTCCGACGACATGATCATCTTCCGCGGCGTGAACATCTACCCCGGTCAGATTGCCGATGTGCTGCACCTCTTCCCTGAGGTGGGCTCGGAATACCATATCGAACTCACACGCAAGGAAGGGCGCGACCACATGCTGCTCAAGGTCGAACGGCAGCCCGGTGCCGCAACGGGCGACGAGCGCACGCTTGGTGTCGCCATCGGCAACGAACTGCATCGCAAGCTCATGGCGCGTGTCTCGGTGGCGGTGGTGGCACCCGGCGAGTTGCCCCGGTCGTTCGCCAAGTCCAAGCGCGTCACCGACCTGCGTATGGTGGAAGGCTAG
- a CDS encoding YuxH family protein produces the protein MGLLSGLDALLGMSMSEVVERLPLDDDIASALCGTCEIRSDDCIPAQWLHLATALEKADWTMADSILASLGLSQGQAARFHAQSLLWAARVLRNDENP, from the coding sequence ATGGGGCTTCTCAGCGGTCTGGACGCCCTGCTGGGCATGAGCATGTCCGAAGTCGTGGAGAGACTGCCGCTGGACGACGACATCGCATCTGCGCTGTGCGGGACCTGCGAAATCAGGAGTGACGACTGCATCCCGGCACAGTGGCTGCACCTTGCCACAGCCCTTGAGAAGGCCGACTGGACGATGGCGGACAGCATCCTGGCATCGCTGGGGCTGTCGCAGGGGCAGGCGGCACGTTTCCATGCCCAGTCGCTTCTCTGGGCTGCACGCGTCCTGCGTAACGACGAGAATCCCTGA
- a CDS encoding ABC transporter ATP-binding protein: MMFYLTPRRDGGKGRPEASSWHDGRYKGLALQTARCHVRDMSVSDDMTADGRRHTLCSNPVSIEQGVHMTPPPLLEFDDVRFSYPGGTGLSGITLAVQRGDFVLVGGPSGGGKSTLLRLAVRFEVPASGVIRYDGTPVEELAPQVLRSRMGLVQQTPTVAEGSVRENLLLPFSFAVHAKRPRPADEDIVEWLHRFRLEGVTPDTEASTLSVGQRQRLCCIRTLLTGPEMLLMDEPTSALDAESREVVEDITEACNAAGMTILMVNHTDYRPRCRNARRIEVQGGRLAGEEAIVGCRPCAVSQSPGTSAPSGAPKPSVSSASADGNGGVEVRP, from the coding sequence ATGATGTTCTATCTAACGCCTCGCCGGGACGGGGGCAAGGGGCGGCCAGAGGCGTCGTCGTGGCACGACGGCAGGTACAAGGGGCTGGCGTTGCAGACTGCCCGGTGTCATGTCCGCGACATGTCCGTGTCGGACGACATGACAGCAGACGGGCGTCGGCATACACTGTGCTCCAACCCGGTATCCATTGAGCAGGGAGTTCATATGACGCCTCCGCCTCTTCTCGAATTCGACGACGTGCGTTTCAGCTACCCCGGCGGGACGGGGCTTTCGGGCATCACGCTGGCGGTGCAGCGTGGCGATTTCGTCCTCGTAGGCGGACCCTCGGGAGGCGGAAAGTCGACGTTGCTGCGTCTTGCCGTGCGCTTCGAGGTTCCTGCATCGGGAGTCATCCGGTATGACGGTACCCCCGTCGAAGAACTGGCCCCGCAGGTGCTCCGGTCGCGGATGGGACTCGTGCAGCAGACGCCCACGGTGGCGGAGGGCTCGGTACGCGAGAATCTTCTCCTACCTTTCTCATTCGCCGTGCACGCCAAGCGCCCCCGGCCCGCCGATGAGGACATCGTGGAGTGGCTGCATCGCTTCAGACTTGAGGGCGTGACCCCCGACACGGAGGCGTCCACGTTGAGCGTGGGACAGCGGCAACGCCTGTGCTGCATACGTACGCTGCTGACCGGGCCGGAGATGCTGCTCATGGACGAACCCACCAGTGCGCTGGATGCCGAAAGCCGCGAGGTGGTGGAGGACATCACTGAGGCCTGCAATGCCGCGGGGATGACCATCCTCATGGTCAATCACACCGACTACAGGCCACGATGTAGGAATGCCCGCCGCATCGAGGTGCAGGGGGGCAGGCTGGCGGGTGAAGAGGCCATCGTGGGGTGCCGCCCATGTGCGGTGTCGCAATCGCCCGGGACATCGGCACCTTCAGGGGCGCCCAAGCCGTCCGTGTCGTCTGCTTCCGCTGACGGCAACGGTGGGGTGGAGGTGCGACCGTGA
- the purD gene encoding phosphoribosylamine--glycine ligase, with product MRILIVGSGGREHALAWKLRQSPLVTELFIAPGNGGTALEGTNVPIADDDLPALVAFAREQKIDLVVPGPELPLVLGLKEALVRENIPCFGPNAYAAQLEGSKAFAKNVMRDAGVPTADFAVFDEPADARAYVLEKGAPLVVKADGLAAGKGVVVASTTEEAVAALDEIMGRKAYGRAGDHVVVEECLIGEEASFLCFCDGDTVLPLPSAQDHKAVFDGDKGPNTGGMGAYSPAPVLPASRYDEIIEMVIRPVMREMERRGSPFSGILYAGLMMTAAGPKVLEFNVRFGDPECQPLLMRLDGDLAAIMLACATGRLNEVTLDLKPQTALGVVVAAKGYPGTYPKGMVIEGIQEAEALGDIKVFQAGTRLEDGHTVSTGGRILCVTALGDDLAAAQRRAYEALAHIRMPDCHFRTDIGAKGLGRS from the coding sequence GTGCGGATTCTGATCGTCGGTTCTGGCGGCCGTGAACACGCCCTCGCGTGGAAATTGCGCCAGAGCCCTCTCGTCACAGAGCTTTTCATCGCCCCCGGCAACGGCGGCACCGCCCTCGAAGGCACCAATGTGCCCATCGCGGACGACGACCTGCCCGCGCTGGTGGCCTTCGCCCGTGAACAAAAGATCGACCTCGTCGTGCCCGGCCCCGAATTGCCCCTCGTCCTCGGCCTCAAAGAGGCCCTCGTGCGCGAGAACATCCCCTGCTTCGGCCCCAACGCCTACGCCGCCCAGCTTGAAGGCAGCAAGGCCTTCGCCAAGAACGTCATGCGTGACGCAGGGGTTCCCACCGCCGACTTCGCCGTCTTCGACGAACCCGCCGACGCCCGTGCCTACGTCCTCGAAAAGGGAGCACCTCTCGTGGTGAAGGCCGACGGCCTCGCTGCGGGCAAGGGCGTTGTCGTGGCCTCCACCACCGAAGAAGCCGTCGCCGCCCTTGACGAAATCATGGGCCGCAAGGCCTACGGCCGTGCGGGCGACCATGTGGTCGTCGAAGAGTGCCTCATCGGTGAGGAAGCCTCGTTCCTGTGCTTCTGCGATGGCGACACCGTGCTGCCCCTGCCCTCCGCGCAGGACCACAAGGCCGTCTTCGATGGCGACAAGGGCCCCAACACGGGCGGCATGGGTGCCTACAGCCCCGCCCCCGTCCTGCCCGCCAGCCGGTATGATGAGATCATCGAGATGGTCATCCGTCCCGTGATGCGCGAGATGGAACGCAGGGGCAGCCCGTTCTCCGGCATCCTCTACGCCGGACTGATGATGACCGCCGCCGGGCCGAAGGTCCTCGAATTCAACGTCCGCTTCGGCGACCCCGAATGCCAGCCGCTGCTCATGCGTCTTGACGGCGACCTCGCAGCCATCATGCTGGCATGCGCCACGGGCCGCCTGAACGAAGTCACCCTCGACCTCAAGCCCCAGACCGCCCTCGGTGTGGTGGTGGCCGCCAAGGGCTACCCCGGCACATACCCCAAGGGCATGGTCATCGAAGGCATCCAAGAGGCCGAAGCCCTTGGCGACATCAAGGTCTTCCAGGCGGGAACGCGCCTTGAAGACGGCCATACCGTCTCCACGGGCGGGCGCATCCTGTGCGTCACCGCCCTCGGTGACGACCTCGCCGCCGCGCAGCGTCGCGCCTACGAGGCCCTCGCCCATATCCGCATGCCCGACTGCCACTTCCGCACCGACATCGGGGCCAAGGGCCTCGGTCGGTCATAA
- a CDS encoding response regulator, translating to MQNGTTPPHILTVEDDESLRASVVAWLEDAGYTVSEAGDAHRALEIIQRGPPDLILLDLGIPGISGEDLLAMLNDRHPGLPVVVVSGRADIGDAIAAFRLGAWDYLTKPLPDLDMLGVTITNCLERKRLRTLLHSAEMRYQELVHHLPVLVFALDEGLNLTFINNSVRSLLGWSAHEALAVPGWFVANLHPDDAPQVRAAFTQALRSPAGAFGLEFRFMHSGGYPVPLQARFTYEPSPRPDSGMPGRIEGVLVDLTERMFIERLLGQQTRLNTLAAVTDEVAHEFRNPVFALAGFARALKRRCPEAPEADVILEEAAKLEGLIDGIHARLMPVAHPHRPCRLDEVAGFCVDMMRPIAMRRAFRLGFEAAPDLPPVVTDEDLVAQLLLALLTTAFDNGSPGGLTQIAIHPGEGGQRLTVSFPPATTHAQAEVDDVSGYARSLAVAYRLASRLGFALTTDKDDGTTSFILDVPEHPVTTPESRQ from the coding sequence ATGCAGAACGGCACGACGCCCCCGCATATCCTTACCGTGGAAGACGACGAATCCTTGCGCGCGTCTGTCGTCGCATGGCTCGAAGATGCGGGCTACACCGTCTCTGAAGCCGGAGACGCACACAGGGCACTCGAAATCATCCAGCGCGGCCCGCCCGACCTCATCCTGCTCGACCTCGGCATTCCGGGCATCAGCGGCGAAGACCTGCTGGCCATGCTCAACGACCGCCACCCCGGCCTCCCTGTCGTGGTGGTCTCCGGCAGGGCCGACATCGGCGATGCCATCGCCGCCTTCAGACTCGGAGCATGGGACTACCTCACCAAGCCCCTGCCCGACCTCGACATGCTTGGCGTGACCATCACCAACTGCCTCGAGCGCAAGCGGCTGCGCACCCTGCTGCACTCCGCCGAGATGCGCTATCAGGAACTTGTGCATCACCTTCCGGTACTGGTCTTCGCCCTCGACGAGGGACTGAACCTGACCTTCATCAACAACTCCGTCCGCAGTCTCCTTGGCTGGTCAGCCCATGAGGCACTCGCCGTTCCCGGCTGGTTCGTGGCCAACCTGCATCCTGACGACGCACCACAGGTCAGGGCCGCCTTCACGCAGGCGCTACGCAGCCCCGCAGGGGCCTTCGGGCTGGAATTCCGCTTCATGCACAGCGGCGGCTACCCCGTACCGCTTCAGGCCCGTTTCACCTACGAACCGTCACCCCGACCCGACAGCGGGATGCCCGGACGTATCGAGGGCGTCCTCGTCGACCTGACAGAACGGATGTTCATCGAACGCCTTCTCGGACAGCAGACCCGGCTTAACACCCTCGCAGCCGTCACCGACGAGGTGGCCCATGAATTCCGCAACCCGGTGTTCGCCCTCGCCGGGTTCGCACGCGCCCTGAAACGCCGGTGCCCCGAAGCCCCCGAGGCCGACGTCATCCTCGAAGAGGCCGCCAAACTCGAAGGGCTCATCGACGGCATCCATGCGCGCCTCATGCCCGTGGCCCATCCGCACCGCCCGTGCCGCCTTGATGAGGTGGCGGGGTTCTGCGTCGACATGATGCGCCCCATCGCCATGCGCCGCGCCTTTCGACTCGGCTTCGAGGCAGCCCCCGACCTTCCGCCCGTGGTCACCGATGAGGACCTTGTGGCGCAACTGCTGCTTGCCCTGCTCACCACGGCCTTCGACAACGGTTCACCGGGAGGGCTGACACAGATAGCCATCCATCCGGGCGAAGGCGGGCAACGCCTGACCGTGTCCTTCCCTCCCGCCACGACCCACGCACAGGCCGAGGTGGACGACGTGAGCGGCTATGCGCGCTCCCTCGCCGTGGCCTACAGGCTTGCCAGCCGTCTGGGTTTCGCACTCACCACGGACAAGGACGACGGTACGACCTCTTTCATCCTCGACGTGCCCGAACACCCTGTGACCACTCCGGAATCGCGACAGTAA
- the purE gene encoding 5-(carboxyamino)imidazole ribonucleotide mutase, with translation MPKVAIFIGSISDEETIKPCTDVLRSLGISFRFTVSSAHRTPERTERLVEELEGSGTQVFICAAGMAAHLAGAVAARTTKPVIGIPVTASALGGMDALLATVQMPPGFPVATVALDKAGARNAAWLAAQMLALADPDLAKRIADARAGFREDAAKAGADLEARYPG, from the coding sequence ATGCCCAAGGTAGCCATCTTCATTGGCAGCATCTCCGACGAGGAGACCATCAAACCCTGTACCGACGTCCTGCGCAGCCTCGGTATCAGCTTCCGCTTCACGGTGAGTTCCGCGCACCGCACCCCCGAACGCACCGAACGCCTCGTCGAGGAACTTGAAGGCTCTGGAACGCAGGTGTTCATCTGCGCGGCTGGCATGGCGGCACACCTTGCGGGGGCGGTCGCCGCCCGCACCACCAAGCCCGTCATCGGCATCCCGGTCACGGCCTCGGCACTGGGCGGCATGGACGCCCTGCTTGCCACGGTGCAGATGCCTCCCGGATTCCCCGTCGCCACCGTCGCCCTCGACAAGGCCGGGGCACGCAACGCGGCATGGCTTGCCGCCCAGATGCTGGCACTTGCCGACCCCGACCTTGCCAAGCGCATCGCCGATGCACGCGCAGGCTTCCGCGAGGATGCCGCCAAGGCCGGTGCCGACCTTGAGGCGCGCTACCCCGGCTAG
- a CDS encoding ABC transporter permease: MTQAYIDIDLVQLGIASGFVLLVGVLSLVQRLGLGRDLAVGTVRTFVQLIAMGYLLEIIFGLEAALPVVGLYVVQTWFAARIVRGRVKERSVDFFAPTLMAVQGSFFLVTFCVTAFIIGAQPWWKPQYFIPIGGMVAGNSMNALSLALDRLFSDLRNRRAEVEMRLGLGADPREATEDIFRSALRTGMMPSINSMMGVGLVSLPGMMTGQILAGAAPGAAVRYQIVVMLMLVASTALAAFIVLHLVRGRCFGRAQELLLKV; the protein is encoded by the coding sequence GTGACGCAAGCCTACATCGACATCGACCTTGTACAACTGGGCATCGCATCGGGGTTCGTGCTGCTGGTGGGGGTGCTTTCGCTGGTGCAGAGGCTGGGCCTCGGGCGCGACCTCGCCGTGGGTACGGTGCGCACCTTCGTGCAACTCATCGCCATGGGGTATCTGCTCGAGATCATCTTCGGGCTTGAAGCGGCCCTTCCGGTGGTGGGCCTCTACGTGGTGCAGACATGGTTCGCGGCACGCATCGTGCGCGGGCGTGTGAAGGAGAGGTCGGTGGACTTCTTCGCCCCCACACTGATGGCGGTACAGGGCAGCTTCTTTCTGGTGACCTTCTGCGTGACGGCCTTCATCATCGGCGCGCAACCGTGGTGGAAGCCCCAGTACTTCATTCCCATCGGGGGCATGGTGGCTGGCAACTCCATGAATGCCCTGTCGCTGGCACTCGACAGGCTCTTCTCCGACCTGCGTAACCGCCGTGCCGAGGTGGAGATGCGTCTTGGCCTCGGCGCCGACCCGCGCGAGGCCACCGAGGACATCTTCCGTTCGGCCCTGCGCACTGGCATGATGCCTTCCATCAATTCCATGATGGGGGTGGGGCTCGTCTCGTTGCCGGGCATGATGACGGGGCAGATTCTGGCCGGGGCAGCCCCCGGTGCCGCCGTGCGCTATCAGATCGTCGTCATGCTCATGCTGGTGGCATCCACCGCGCTGGCGGCGTTCATCGTACTGCATCTCGTGCGGGGACGTTGCTTTGGGCGGGCACAGGAGTTACTCTTGAAAGTGTAG
- the mutL gene encoding DNA mismatch repair endonuclease MutL, which translates to MQPESTHQARRVIQVLPPELRNQIAAGEVVERPASVVKELVENSLDAGATAIEVVLEDGGQSYIMVRDDGYGIPADELELAVTRHATSKVTNLAELARIMSFGFRGEALPSIASVSRFAMTSAHAKAEGGTVATRIEVEHGRVLASGPAALHRGTIVEVRELFANIPARLKFMKTQATETKRCQELFARIALARPDIAFTLSAGRRELLRFPAGQTLRQRLGTLWPPAVVETLYAFDRSTGTVRVHGLAADPRGAQPRPDRLLLYVNGRAVNDRLLLKAVREAYKGRLLAREYPQVVLFLDIDPEEVDVNVHPAKNEVRFRDEREVFVAVLRAVGDAVEASAQGIPDETEPGTDPFAAPLRPVPPAAPHARPLGFWGEADRASVLQPSGKRRPDETGHVETVLVETMGGEAASPSHTVPGTDAPSPRTPDDVPRADVHPRMDVPPMAASSGDGTRPVRALHMAEHAAYDTGVSGFKAGTPDSMAPRNGHASWGDATDRTLTGNAGAANDRTDDNGTAYRNAPFTDCPPGMIAPSGTAEARQTSPADTAPPQTYDEGLEGGVRVGDHLYLGQIADTYLVLRHGNDQLVLVDQHAAHERVLHARLRRGGMAGGGQLLALPIELPLHPAELERLRLLDDDLRALGFECSTSGQTLSVRAMPPVLDRAGATSFLREALAGRRENLDDLWAMMACKAAIKAGQRLTPDEAAGLLAQWLATPEHDFCPHGRPAVLRFNPGELERMFKRRT; encoded by the coding sequence ATGCAGCCCGAATCCACCCACCAAGCGCGTCGCGTCATTCAGGTACTCCCGCCCGAACTCCGCAACCAGATTGCCGCTGGCGAGGTCGTCGAACGTCCAGCCAGCGTGGTCAAGGAACTCGTCGAGAACAGCCTTGACGCGGGTGCCACCGCCATCGAGGTCGTCCTTGAGGATGGCGGGCAGTCGTACATCATGGTGCGCGACGACGGGTACGGCATCCCCGCCGATGAACTGGAACTCGCCGTCACGCGCCACGCCACCAGCAAGGTGACCAATCTTGCCGAACTGGCGCGCATCATGAGCTTCGGCTTCAGGGGCGAGGCCCTGCCCAGCATCGCCTCGGTGTCCCGTTTCGCCATGACATCGGCCCATGCCAAAGCCGAAGGCGGGACGGTCGCCACGCGCATCGAGGTCGAGCACGGAAGGGTTCTGGCATCCGGCCCTGCCGCCCTGCACCGGGGAACCATCGTCGAGGTGCGAGAACTCTTCGCCAACATCCCGGCGCGCCTCAAGTTCATGAAGACGCAGGCCACCGAGACGAAGCGCTGTCAGGAACTTTTCGCCCGCATCGCCCTCGCCCGCCCCGACATCGCCTTCACGCTCTCCGCAGGCAGGCGCGAGTTGCTGCGCTTTCCTGCGGGTCAGACCCTGCGCCAGCGCCTCGGAACCCTGTGGCCGCCTGCCGTGGTCGAGACGCTGTACGCCTTCGACCGCAGTACCGGCACGGTGCGCGTGCACGGTCTTGCCGCCGACCCGCGCGGAGCGCAGCCGCGTCCCGACAGGCTGCTGCTGTACGTCAACGGTCGCGCCGTCAACGACAGGCTGCTGCTCAAGGCCGTGCGCGAGGCCTACAAGGGACGCCTGCTGGCCCGCGAATACCCGCAGGTGGTGCTCTTTCTCGACATCGACCCCGAAGAGGTGGACGTGAACGTCCACCCCGCCAAGAACGAAGTGCGCTTCCGCGACGAACGCGAGGTGTTCGTGGCCGTGCTGCGCGCCGTGGGCGATGCGGTCGAGGCCTCGGCCCAGGGCATTCCCGATGAGACGGAACCGGGCACAGACCCCTTTGCCGCGCCGTTGCGCCCTGTGCCGCCCGCCGCACCCCATGCCCGCCCCCTCGGATTCTGGGGCGAGGCCGACCGGGCCTCCGTGTTGCAGCCCTCCGGCAAGCGCCGCCCCGACGAGACCGGGCACGTCGAGACCGTACTGGTCGAGACCATGGGGGGCGAGGCGGCTTCGCCATCGCACACTGTGCCCGGCACCGATGCACCTTCACCCCGCACGCCGGACGATGTGCCCCGTGCGGATGTCCATCCCCGGATGGATGTTCCCCCCATGGCAGCATCTTCCGGCGACGGCACGCGCCCCGTGCGGGCACTGCATATGGCTGAACACGCCGCATACGACACGGGCGTGTCCGGCTTCAAAGCCGGGACGCCTGACAGTATGGCACCCCGGAACGGCCATGCATCATGGGGCGACGCCACAGACCGCACCCTGACCGGCAACGCCGGGGCTGCCAACGACCGGACTGACGACAACGGGACAGCGTACCGCAATGCACCTTTCACCGACTGCCCTCCGGGCATGATTGCACCGTCCGGCACTGCCGAAGCCCGTCAGACGTCTCCGGCAGACACGGCACCCCCGCAGACATACGACGAAGGCCTCGAGGGTGGCGTCCGCGTGGGCGACCATCTCTATCTCGGCCAGATAGCCGATACCTATCTCGTCTTGCGCCACGGCAACGACCAGCTCGTCCTCGTCGACCAGCACGCCGCACATGAGCGGGTGCTGCATGCGCGCCTGCGACGCGGCGGCATGGCTGGCGGAGGCCAGTTGCTGGCCCTGCCCATCGAATTGCCCTTGCACCCGGCTGAACTTGAACGGCTGCGCCTGCTCGACGACGACCTGCGGGCCCTCGGCTTCGAGTGCTCCACCTCCGGGCAGACCCTGAGTGTCCGCGCCATGCCCCCGGTGCTCGACAGGGCGGGGGCCACATCCTTCCTGCGCGAGGCGCTTGCCGGACGCCGCGAGAATCTCGACGACCTCTGGGCCATGATGGCCTGCAAGGCCGCGATCAAGGCAGGCCAGCGTCTCACCCCGGACGAGGCCGCAGGACTGCTCGCCCAGTGGCTGGCCACGCCGGAGCACGACTTCTGCCCGCACGGTCGCCCTGCCGTACTGCGCTTCAACCCCGGCGAACTGGAGCGCATGTTCAAGCGGCGCACGTGA
- the rfaD gene encoding ADP-glyceromanno-heptose 6-epimerase gives MYIVTGGAGFIGSAMVWKLNEMGIEDIVVVDNLSTSEKWKNLVNRRYVDYVHRDTFMDMVLHGDLPWDVDAVVHMGACSATTERDADFLMENNLRYSRMLCELCMETGARFINASSAATYGDGSLGFSDDDTTMLRLKPLNMYGYSKQLFDLWAYREGRLDGIASLKFFNVYGPNEYHKGDMRSVICKAYAQIGQEGVMRLFRSCHPDYADGGQMRDFIYVKDCVEVMWWLLQNPGVNGVFNVGTGKARTWNDLVTAVFRAMDREPVIEYIDMPEQLRGKYQSFTEATMGKLRDAGCPVRFTELEDGVTEYVRRYLAAADPHL, from the coding sequence ATGTACATCGTCACCGGAGGCGCGGGTTTCATCGGCAGTGCCATGGTCTGGAAGCTGAACGAGATGGGCATAGAGGACATCGTCGTCGTCGACAACCTGTCCACCAGCGAGAAGTGGAAGAACCTCGTCAATCGCCGCTATGTCGACTACGTCCATCGCGACACCTTCATGGACATGGTGCTGCATGGCGACCTGCCGTGGGATGTGGATGCCGTGGTGCACATGGGGGCGTGTTCCGCCACCACCGAACGCGACGCCGACTTCCTCATGGAGAACAACCTGCGTTACAGCCGCATGTTGTGTGAATTGTGCATGGAGACGGGCGCACGCTTCATCAACGCCAGCAGCGCGGCGACCTACGGTGACGGCAGCCTCGGTTTCTCCGACGACGATACCACCATGCTGCGCCTCAAGCCGCTGAACATGTACGGCTACTCGAAGCAGCTGTTCGACCTCTGGGCGTACCGCGAAGGCAGACTCGACGGCATCGCCAGCCTGAAGTTCTTCAACGTCTACGGGCCCAACGAATACCACAAGGGCGACATGCGCAGTGTCATCTGCAAGGCCTACGCACAGATAGGGCAGGAGGGCGTCATGCGCCTGTTCCGTTCGTGCCATCCCGATTACGCCGATGGCGGGCAGATGCGCGACTTCATCTACGTGAAGGATTGCGTGGAGGTCATGTGGTGGCTGTTGCAGAACCCCGGCGTCAACGGCGTGTTCAACGTGGGCACCGGCAAGGCGCGCACGTGGAACGACCTCGTCACCGCGGTGTTCCGCGCCATGGACCGTGAACCGGTCATCGAGTACATCGACATGCCTGAACAACTGCGCGGCAAGTACCAGTCGTTCACCGAAGCCACCATGGGCAAGCTGCGCGACGCGGGCTGCCCGGTACGTTTCACTGAACTGGAGGATGGCGTCACCGAATACGTGCGCCGGTACCTCGCCGCGGCCGACCCCCACCTGTAG